The genomic stretch AGAAGGGATAGCAAAACGGAAGAACTCTCCAATTCCTTGGAACATCTCCATAGAAATGGGGGCCCTGGTTTTTGCACAGGCACTATTGTACTTCATGTATAATCCGAGCAAAATGACATTCAACCAATAAGACATGCCAATAGCCAAAGCTCCTCCAAGATGTTTTAGTGTAGACTTGAACACTAAAACCCAGCAGAAAGGTATATGGAAACAGAGGGTGACACAAGAGCTTACAAGCATGGGGGTGATTAAACTCTGCGTCTGGAAATATCGAACCAGAGATTGAAGAGTTGCGTAGGCAAAGAGTGCAGGAATGAGGCACACTATGAATTTACCGGCTTCATATGAAATTACAGGGTCTTGGCCCATGAAAACGAGAAGCTTTCCCATGCAGATCCACAGAAGAGACAGAGGGAGGCAGACCAATAATAGACAGAAAATGCATGTGTATGTTTGATTTCCTAGTTTTTGATATTGCTTAGCTCCATAAGCTTGCCCACATATGGTTTCCAGTGCGCTTGACATTCCAAACTGTTTGGCATGTGAAAGTCATTGATCAGTTTGTTATCAAAATGGATTACCCAATATTCTTTCCTTATTGTATGCATCTTTTTGgaatatgatttgatttaacatggtatattGGAGTATACACATGTGATCAGTGTAAACAGATTGTGAGGGTGTTTGTTAAATACCCTCCCACCCCTAAATACtattcatctctttttttaaaaaacaaataaatatcaaaatattctcattttttatatcacatcatttactttttactactattcaaataaaaaaatcactacaaaacaaaactttttccacttttcaatactattttttcacttttctatactaattattacactcgtttttttttttctcaccaaacATTACTTGGGATGGCATGTTGTTTAACAAATAACCCCGGAGTCTCATATTGAAAATACCTTACAAATGTGAGTGGTAAATATAATATAGTTAGGTACAAATTCATAGGCTTAAGCTTTCGGGTACGATGGTGTCTCAACAatcaacatgctatattatgatCTCAGTAAAAACTTTCGAACGGTGTCAATCTCCTTAATaagtggtatcagagtcaaTAGTGGTATGCAATATAGTGGAGGGACGTAGGCATGGACAGGGGTCCCTAGAATAAGGGGTAAAGGTTCATGACACAAGAGCAAACGAGTCCCTGGAGTAGAAAAAATGTGCAAGGTGCAAGAATCAATGATGATCTTTAGAGTAGGCAACAAAGGTTCATGGCACAAGTCCCTGGAGTAGGATTAAAAGCTTCCGTTTAAAGAGAAGTGTAAAAATGTGGTGATAGTTCATATGTGAGTGGAAAATTGTTGAATATGCAAATGTGAGTATAAAAAGATTAGGTTTTACATTGAAAACTTTGCAAGTGTAAATGattaatatatcataattgGGTCAAAATGAGTGTATCCTAATAATATACTATATTGAGTGGTACACTTTTTACTACAATCTCCTTTGCAAGTTAACGAGGCAATtaataattagtaaaataattatgagtgtatggttaaaaaatttaaaaaccgtCACATTAATTGTAAAAGACCGATGTAAAATGTATTTGAATCTCTAGCAATTTGTTATCCGAATTGATGGGATTTCTCCAACCAAATAAAACTCCAAACTTACCCATTTCTGGATTTTATGCCCACCTTTGTACTGTTTGCTATTCCCCAAAGGGTAATTACATGGCAGAGAAAAAGACATGGagaatgagataaaaaaaaaaaaaagaaaaaaaaaaagaaagaaggaaatatGGAAAAGAAGAAGCACTTACAACAGGACTGAAGCCGGAGACAGCAGCTAGGGAGATGGCAATAGCAgtgctagagagagagagctcccCAAGATGACCAACCATCATAATGGAAATAATCTGCAGAAAGTATTGTGATAAATTCACAGCCACCATCGGTCCAGCCAAGTAACCCGCCCTTTCGGCCTCTTGAGCAAACGCAGCCCATGTTAGGCTTAAACAGCCCTCAGCCTTCTCTCGGCTCTCTTTCAGTAGCAAGCTCTTGTCCATGTTTTCTCTGCTGCTCTCCCTCGCAGCCACTGCAGTCACAGTCACAGCCACAGCTTCAAAGTGGGGAAACAATGAAGAGGAAGAGACGTGTAAAAGAGTTCTGGGCCTTTTTTGGCATTTCCTACGTGAGATGTATGTGGACTGtacatgtttgtttgtttcattgctgtcttttttttctcgagattttgttttttattactattattgaaaattttaaaaccccCACGTCTTTTTCGGCTATGAGTCGACCCTGTTTGGGAAGTTAGAGAATGAGACAGATTCTCCTAGGAaaatgactttttctttttcaatatatatatatatatgtatatattaattttatgtcttttttttttttttttaggattcaTTGGCACTTAGTGAATTATTAATTTGCTAGGTCCAAGTGAAGTGACATTTTAGTCATGGCCACCAAGCGACAAGATGATTACAAAAATACCTTGGAGAGTTTACAATTTTGAAGGCATACTTACATCCCATCACGAATGTTCTCTTGGTTGATTGATTGAATGACGTAAACGTAAGAAAGAAGCAACTTTCTTCCAAGATTGATTGAATGCTGTTaatgttattttcttcttctttcagaggaaaaaaaaaatggagctTTTCTTTgatcaccaaaacaaaaagaggaaAACAATTTTGTATGCCCACTATAATACAAGCCTGTATATCAAAGGGTGGTATTAAAGAATTGCAAGCCCTACAATGCTGTAGAATTGCAGGGGATCTTAATCCAAGTCTCTAGATTCATCGGTTGACGATTTTTtcaattgcaaaaaaaatattatattcttAATCTCTCTCcttgcagcctcaccaaaaccatttttttggttattttggtgaggcaatgATTTGATTCATTAACTTCAGCAACAACTGGAAACTCAATGCCAAGCTTCAAATCTTTTTGAAAAAGGTTTCGAATGTGCAGTCAATTACATGAGGACTAATCTATTAGCATTTGCTTCACAAATTGGCAACAAAGTTGATTTCTTTGACCATCTTAAGCATGAATTTGAGTTCAAAAATTTCTTGGAACATGGAGGCACATAACTAAAACACAGAGATGAACACAGATAAATATAGAAACAGATTAGTTGCTGAGCTCATTGGAAGAAGAACATAGACATAAGAACTTTTCCCTTGCCCAGTGCAGGTTTTTTACTCCTGGGCTTCTCTGTCTGCTTGTTTTGAAGAAAGGCTGGTTGTCTTCACCATGAAGTCCCCAAAGGATAAAAGAGACAAAGATGGGGGAAAAGCTTGGGAAGCTCATCCAACCAAGCAATGTTTCTCCTTACAACTCTAATAGAAAGAGAATTTAGCTCAACAAAGTTCTCTGCTCACTATCATTATTATCTTTTGGAAGTTTCCCCTCAAATATCCTCTCCCTTGCCTTGCTAGCCTACAATAtcaagaaaaccaaaagaaacaaCCCAATATTAAAGCATTTAACCATCTAAGATGTTATagttgtgattgattattacaatgattgtcaaataatcccaacttttcttctcttttaaccCAAACATCTTGGCAACCAAGCAGAGCAAATGGAAATCTTGGGCTAGACTAAGATCAAAAGCATCAAGAGATAAGAGTGCAGGAGAGACCTGTTTTTCCCAGTTTGTGCAACTTGTTATAATACAGAGCAGTATTGTCTGAACAGAAGCACCAATTTGTATTTCAATCCAAAGCCCCCTTCCTCTTAACTGTGTCCTGAAACCCAAGGCTGCAGCAATTGGAATCCCACAAAGATAGAAAGCCCCAAGGTTGACATAGGCCCCTATATGCTGCCACCCACATCCTCTAGCAATACCTGAGATAACGCACACTAGatagtgttaaaataatgattaaatgattaaatttatctctttctataaacttaaattttttgaataactGATAACTTAACAGATAGAATTGTGCAGAAGCTTATGTTCTTAATAGACATCAATCATTGACAAAAATGAGAGATTTTCAACCTGAGAGCACCCCTTGTATACTGTCCAGTATAATTGACAGAGAAACCAGAGGAGCCATGGTTGTGACATAGTCCACAACTTCCTTCTCATTGCTAAAAGTGTAACCAAATACACGGCGGCTGGCAAGAATGCTTGAGCTTACTATACTTGTCTCTGCCACAGCAAGAAACAACACAGCAAAGACAGCTATACGAGCACCTTGAGGGTTCCCTGCTCCTAACTCATTTGAAACTCTAGTACTAAaccaaaaaggagaaaaaagaaaaagaaatcttagAGATATGCAATTTTAAGTACAATAGACACACTaatatgcatatataaatttatttttctatatatttttgatTCATCAAACCTTGCTGCTGCACCAAGTCCATATGGTATTGCATAGAGTGTTGAGATGGTTGAGAGACTGTCCAGAGAAGTTGCCAATAAGGGTCATCAGATTCTTTTGAGGAATGTATATTCTTAGTGCAGAAAGAtcagaaagaaaattttggaagatCAAAAGTTTCCTTTATCTGAAATATTTCAAGAAAACTTACCATACAGAAAGAACTGAAGTTTCAAGCTCTGGATTTGGTAATAGCCCAGAAAACAATATAAGAAGCTCAAAAGACCACCACTCAAGGCTGCAAATATCAAAATGAATAGACACATCAAAGAAGAATAACATAATAAAGCAGAAAATACAAACCCTTTCCTTACAACTGGGTAAAATGTAGACAATTACCAAGTCATTACAGCAGAAGGGATAGCAAACCGAAAGAACTCCCTAATTCCTTGGAAAATCTCCATAGAAATTGGTGCGCGGGTTTTCGCGCAGGTAGAAGAGTACTTCATGTATAATCCGAGGCAAATCACATTTAACCAATATGAAATACTAATAGCTAATGCTGCTCCATGGTTTCCCAGTCCAGATTTGAATACTAAAACCCAACATAGAGGTATGTGAAAACAAAGAGTGGCACAAGAGCTTATCAGCATTGGCAGGATCAGACTTTGTGTCTGGAAGTATCTAACAAGTGGTTGAAGAGTGGCATATGCAAAGAGTGCAGGAACAAGCCAAATGATGAATTTACCAGCTTCACGTGAAATTATAGGGTCTTGGCCTATCAAAACTAGTAACTTTCCCATGTATATCCATATCAAAGACACAGGAATACAGACTaagatgagagaaaatataGCAGTGTAAGCTTGAACTCCAAGCTTTCGATATTGTTGAGCTCCATAAGCTTGCCCACATAGAGTTTCCAGCGCACTTGCCATTCCCAACTGTTGGAGACatacaaaataccaaaattcaATTTCAGTTCTTCTTTAGAACATTTGACTCACAATCATGCAATCTATTTCTTTGTAGATGCATGACTTCACCCATATCTTCTAAAACTCTGATTTAATGCAACCAAGATATGTCAGTAACAATTGATGGTCACACTGTTATTGTTAATTTCATCCTTACCCCGAAGTAAATGTCATTGAAAAGCTAATCATTCAAAATTTGACCACCACCCATATATCGCATATTACTTCCTAGGAGTTGATGAGAAGTACTTTCAATGACAAGTTTACAAACCTTTATCTCTTCTTCAAAAGAATATTAAGAAAAAGCAGGCCTTTGAATGTACAAACATGAAAAGGCATTAACTTCAGAGACTGTGGACCTGTGGTTACAAAAATTATAGCTTTTGTGGGGACAATGATAGCTCACCAAGCAGTGGCGGATCTAGGAATTGGAATTACCAGGGgcgtaaaaaaataatttttttttctctttatgtattatatatattttttataatacaataaatacaatcaaaaaataaattataccataatatatgcatcacaaatcaaatcaaactcatcaaattatccaaaaaaaaaatcaaagtaactattaaaaatcttcatctaacgaggtcacaaacacataataatttaaactacttacgaaacaaactaagcacaattaaatgactactagtgtctaagaaaaatgagtatttttagtgggctattagcatacggctatttcttttagaaaagcctcaaatctcaaagcataaattacaTTAGAGTCTAATCCTACATAAAAGAGACTAGAGtctaaatttagccaaaaaaaaaaaaaaaactactacatttatctataaactatgactagaaacactaaaaaaaattcacccactatctttttttaataataaactattatctaCTCTCTCTCcattgataaaatataaatttattctctctctctctttaataaaaaatatcctCATTTCTCCACATATTGACCATTTGAACGATAAAAAGAAGGCCAAGGTGccctgataattttttttactaggggcacccttcaaattttgattgaaaatccTTAAtggatttttaaaaaagaaaatttaccaGGGGCGCCTGCCCCCAGGTCGCCCCTGTGTAAATCCGCCACTGTCACCAAGGAAGCAAATCATCACCAGATGTCGGAGTTAAATTACTACCTATCTCAAAAACTTCAGCTAATAAGAAATAGAACTACTAATGTCTCCTTTTGAAGCAACTCTGATATCAAAATCAATCATATTGACACCTGCATAAGGAGTACGAGCCACTAATGGACCATTTTCCTATAGTAATTGCTCGAGAAATGTGTAAGGAGCACATTATATCCTCAAGTAATAGTTATCACTGAGCTTTATAAAATCTGGTAAGCTTGTTGGTGCCTTCACTTCATGTTTAAGGttttcatgtgtttttaatTATGGAGCACTCAGTGGTGCCTTATAATAACTCCTAGCTTTTGTAAACAATTTTCTTGTAAgacaattgaaatattaggaTAAGGGTTTGTCTCGGTTTgagtgaaatggagagaaatCATATCATTTCACagatttaatggtatatatgtttgttgtCGCATGATGAATATATTGTCGGACGTCATTTAAAAGTTTACAgttacaacaaaacaaaattgtttacCCAACTTATTAACTAATTCCATATGCACCAAATAAACTCCACAGCCAATTCTAAATTGCCAGAACATTTTTACTTATTCCACTAAATTACCACAGTAATTTGATGAAGTTTGCTCAAAGACAGATTGGTGATCCGAGAAGAAATAGTAGTGTTattgtaaaaaacaaaacaggTTACAAACATTTCATGAAACTGAGACAActgtattattaaaaaaataataataataaaattaaaaaattaaaaatttaaaaaaaaaaaaagaaaaaagaaaaaaaaaagaaaaaaaaaagtggatcatatatatgaaagaagaCTTACAAGAAGACTGAAGCCGGTGACCCCAGAAAGAGAGATGGCAATAGCAGTGCTAGAGAGAGCAAGTTCACCGAGATGACCCACCATCATGATTGAAATGACCTGCAACATGTACTGTGATAGAATCACTGCTACCATGGGACCTGCCAAGACGCCTAACCTCTTCAGCTCCACCGTAAAAACACCCCATGTTAGAGATATTGGAGTTTCTgcttttttatcttctcttcctTTTGGCAACAAAGTTTCTTCCATGTCTTTCTTTGTGTCTGCCATGGAAGCTCTAGTACTCTTAGCCGCCTCACTCGCTGAAATTTGGAATTTCAGAGAGAAAGGAGAAGAGCTTAATTTGGTCTTTTGCCATTTtatgaggtatatatatatacacatatgtCCAGATATTATGTTTGTTAACGTGTGTTAGGggtattctttattttttattttttgaaaaatgggtagtttttgtgttttgagtgttaatttattttgacttaaaaaaacagaaaacaaaatcaataacattttttttttttttataagaaaatgaaatcaaatgagAGATGATCGGtcaccccaaaaaaaagcccCGAGAGTGGCCACGGTCGAAGATCAAGTGTCGTATGCAATGCAAAAGTATACATCAAAGGCATGCAACTGATCCAAAGTCTACACTGATTTTAACTCTAACACAGAAATTAGATGTAATAAGGATTCAGATAGTCAATTGAACAAAGTTTCTTATGTTATATATCTTTAAGCCACCTAAATATTAGCAAAGAATAAATATCATAAACTCTTTTAGTCACAACCACCCCTTCACCGAAAAGCTTTGGGTGCCGACCGCAGactattttaagaaattttgtcaaaacattattcaatttcaattacaaAATTTGGTTGTTCATGTGTTGTTAGAAAGAATAAGAATAGTAAGATCCAATTCTTACAATATCTTAATATAGTTAATACCCATTTATAATTATAGTAATACCCGTTCGTTACTATTCCTAGTCATGATATATAGTccattatttgttttgttcGATCTTATTTCCTTgttgaagttgattttttttttttcttttttctttttctgaagtTGAGTAAATTCCATTGAGGCCCTGCAGCAACATATTATCATGTATATGACGACCAATTCCATAGTACTTGAGGAGCAagt from Corylus avellana chromosome ca1, CavTom2PMs-1.0 encodes the following:
- the LOC132188013 gene encoding protein DETOXIFICATION 14-like isoform X2, coding for MDKSLLLKESREKAEGCLSLTWAAFAQEAERAGYLAGPMVAVNLSQYFLQIISIMMVGHLGELSLSSTAIAISLAAVSGFSPVFGMSSALETICGQAYGAKQYQKLGNQTYTCIFCLLLVCLPLSLLWICMGKLLVFMGQDPVISYEAGKFIVCLIPALFAYATLQSLVRYFQTQSLITPMLVSSCVTLCFHIPFCWVLVFKSTLKHLGGALAIGMSYWLNVILLGLYMKYNSACAKTRAPISMEMFQGIGEFFRFAIPSAVMICLATLSTLYMIPDGLGAAASTRVSNELGAGNPQAARLAVTVVMLITVTGALIISSALFASRHVFGYIFSNEKEVVEYVTTLAPLVCLSVILDNLHGVLSGIARGCGWQDLGAYVNLGSYYLCGLPAGAILGFWVQLRGKGLWIGILIGSFVQAALLSIITSCTDWGKQASKARERMFEGRSSVENGLK
- the LOC132188013 gene encoding protein DETOXIFICATION 14-like isoform X1, which gives rise to MDKSLLLKESREKAEGCLSLTWAAFAQEAERAGYLAGPMVAVNLSQYFLQIISIMMVGHLGELSLSSTAIAISLAAVSGFSPVFGMSSALETICGQAYGAKQYQKLGNQTYTCIFCLLLVCLPLSLLWICMGKLLVFMGQDPVISYEAGKFIVCLIPALFAYATLQSLVRYFQTQSLITPMLVSSCVTLCFHIPFCWVLVFKSTLKHLGGALAIGMSYWLNVILLGLYMKYNSACAKTRAPISMEMFQGIGEFFRFAIPSAVMICLEWWSFELLILLPGLLPNPALETSVLSVCLATLSTLYMIPDGLGAAASTRVSNELGAGNPQAARLAVTVVMLITVTGALIISSALFASRHVFGYIFSNEKEVVEYVTTLAPLVCLSVILDNLHGVLSGIARGCGWQDLGAYVNLGSYYLCGLPAGAILGFWVQLRGKGLWIGILIGSFVQAALLSIITSCTDWGKQASKARERMFEGRSSVENGLK
- the LOC132168028 gene encoding protein DETOXIFICATION 12-like → MADTKKDMEETLLPKGREDKKAETPISLTWGVFTVELKRLGVLAGPMVAVILSQYMLQVISIMMVGHLGELALSSTAIAISLSGVTGFSLLLGMASALETLCGQAYGAQQYRKLGVQAYTAIFSLILVCIPVSLIWIYMGKLLVLIGQDPIISREAGKFIIWLVPALFAYATLQPLVRYFQTQSLILPMLISSCATLCFHIPLCWVLVFKSGLGNHGAALAISISYWLNVICLGLYMKYSSTCAKTRAPISMEIFQGIREFFRFAIPSAVMTCLEWWSFELLILFSGLLPNPELETSVLSVCLSTISTLYAIPYGLGAAASTRVSNELGAGNPQGARIAVFAVLFLAVAETSIVSSSILASRRVFGYTFSNEKEVVDYVTTMAPLVSLSIILDSIQGVLSGIARGCGWQHIGAYVNLGAFYLCGIPIAAALGFRTQLRGRGLWIEIQIGASVQTILLCIITSCTNWEKQASKARERIFEGKLPKDNNDSEQRTLLS